The proteins below are encoded in one region of Paenibacillus sp. YYML68:
- a CDS encoding MFS transporter, translating to MTTIRAIFLIALSFHTMVNLTRPLIPLYATELGAGTMEVGFLTAAYAVLPLLLAISAGKLADLVGDRVPIILGAVGLAIGLGLPYLYPSIVSLYASQGFVGISHILITISLQNVLGHAATKETRDHVFGMFSMFVAIGAFLGPVLGGYLAEYMSYRFAFLVSTLLSVMPLALAFLVPMNVRSKSPEVNAAAVEAKHTQGQAHPEQPSSDAPVGKSPLQLLRLPELRKALASSALVLYSRDIFVAYFPLFAVGLGISDSSIGWIIAVQGLAMMLVRLLLGRMTVAYGRERVLLASICVAGFAFLLVPIAGHVYALGLLSALMGLGLGCGQPLSMTTTYNASPKSRTGEVLGLRLACNRLSQLVAPVFFGLVGNAVGLLSVFYVSGAFLLGGALLTRSKPEEKSMNGSQYRI from the coding sequence GTGAACTTGACCAGACCGCTCATCCCACTGTATGCGACCGAGCTTGGCGCGGGTACGATGGAGGTCGGCTTCCTGACCGCGGCGTATGCGGTGCTGCCGCTCCTGCTGGCGATCAGCGCTGGTAAGCTCGCTGACCTCGTCGGCGACCGGGTGCCGATCATCCTCGGCGCGGTTGGCCTCGCGATCGGGCTCGGGCTGCCTTACCTGTACCCTTCCATCGTGTCGCTGTATGCGTCTCAAGGCTTCGTCGGCATCTCACACATCCTCATCACCATCTCGCTGCAAAATGTGCTCGGCCACGCGGCAACGAAGGAGACGCGCGATCACGTGTTCGGGATGTTCAGCATGTTCGTGGCGATCGGAGCGTTCCTCGGTCCGGTGCTGGGCGGATATTTGGCCGAGTATATGTCGTATCGGTTCGCCTTCCTCGTGTCGACACTCCTAAGCGTCATGCCGCTCGCACTGGCGTTCCTCGTGCCGATGAACGTGCGCAGCAAGAGCCCTGAAGTCAATGCAGCTGCAGTAGAGGCGAAGCATACACAGGGTCAGGCACATCCAGAACAACCGAGCTCTGATGCACCCGTAGGCAAAAGCCCGCTGCAGCTGCTCCGGCTGCCCGAGCTCCGCAAGGCGCTCGCCTCGAGCGCGCTTGTGCTATATTCCCGGGACATCTTCGTCGCCTATTTCCCACTATTCGCAGTCGGGCTCGGCATCTCCGACTCCAGCATCGGCTGGATTATCGCGGTGCAAGGGCTCGCGATGATGCTCGTCAGACTGCTGCTCGGACGTATGACCGTCGCTTACGGGCGGGAGCGGGTGCTGCTCGCCTCGATCTGCGTAGCAGGCTTCGCGTTCCTGCTCGTGCCGATAGCAGGCCACGTGTACGCCCTCGGGCTGTTAAGCGCCCTGATGGGGCTGGGACTTGGCTGTGGTCAGCCGCTGTCGATGACGACGACGTACAACGCATCGCCGAAGTCGAGAACGGGCGAGGTGCTCGGGCTGCGGCTTGCGTGCAACCGACTGTCGCAGCTCGTCGCTCCGGTGTTCTTCGGGCTTGTCGGCAACGCGGTAGGCTTATTGTCGGTCTTCTATGTGAGTGGCGCGTTCCTGCTCGGCGGGGCGTTATTGACACGCTCCAAGCCCGAGGAGAAGTCGATGAACGGCTCACAGTACCGTATATGA